A region of the Mytilus trossulus isolate FHL-02 chromosome 11, PNRI_Mtr1.1.1.hap1, whole genome shotgun sequence genome:
AAAAAAGCACACAATCTTTGGAAGATCTTGATTGGACTGGCAAATCCAAAGTATTACAAAACAATCCAGTAATGAGCGCTGTcatgtttgattataggtttaacACCTTCCTTAAAGAAATCATAATCAAAAGAAATATCATTGGTAATGTCAAAGACCATTTTCATCGGATTGAGTTTCAACAACGCGGATCTCCACATGCACATTGTCTATTTTGGATTAAAGACGCACCATTACTCGACACCCATGACGACAAGACAGTGTGTGATTTTGTAGACAGATACGTAACTTGCGACCTACCTGGTGTTACTGTTGACCCTGAATTACATGAAATAGTTACCAGTGTGCAGCAGCACAGCAAAAATCACTCGAAATCATGTGCAAAGAAAGGGACAAAATGCAGATTTAATTTTCCACGACCGCCATCAGAAAATACGTTCATATCTCGTACTCCAAGTAAAACAGGACCAACAGTACAAAGATCATCAAAACAGACACATTCATTTGCAAAAGACGTATTAATAAAACTATGGAATACTATCAACACTGTAAACTTAGAACATGTTACAACAGAAAACCTTTTTACTGCAGCTGGAATAACTCAAGAAGAATTTGAATCAGCATCAAACATTGTAACAAAAAGAACCAACATCACTTTGAAACGTAAACCCACTGATATCTGGATTAATCAGTACAACCCAAGTCTACTCCGTTGTTGGAATGCAAATATGGATCTGCAATACATAACTGATGCCTATTCATGTGTTATGTATATCATCTCTTATATTTCAAAAGCAGAAAGAGAAATGGGTGTAGTTTTAGAAAATGCCAGAAAAGAAGCAGCAGAAGGTAATTGTGATGCCCAGGATGCCATGAAGCAAATAGGAGGTGCCTACTTCCGGCAGCGGGAAGTCAGCGCACAAGAAGCTACATATAGGGCATGTGGTCTTCACCTAAAGGAATCATCAAGAAAGGTCCAGTTTCTTCCTGTTGGTAATAATCCAGTAAAAATGAGCTTACCACTTAATATCATTCAAATGAAGGCCAATCAGTTAGATGATAGCATATGGATGCATTCTCTGTATGATAGATACAAGGCTCGCCCACTCAGTTCAGACTTTGATATTATCTGTTATGCATCATTTTCATCTGAGTATCGTGTTCTGTCACCTTCACAAATCCCAAAAAAACCTtcagaatatgtttttaaactgCAGAGCGATCTTGGATACATTCGTAAACATTCTCGGACAGAGGCAGCCGTTATAGCATATCCAAGATTTTCTAAAAACAAGAATCCAGAGCTATATTTCAAATCTAGTCTACAGCTTTTTTTGCCTCATAGAATGGATGGCCAACTGAAGCCACTTAAATTTAAAACCTATGAGGAAATGTATTTCAATGCAGCAGTTGCCCTTGACTTATCAAAAGAAccacaaaaagtaaaagaaattgTAGAGTCAAACAGACAGGTATTTGAGCACAATGTAGACGAGTTAGATGACGCACAGGAGTTGTTAGAAAAACAAGGGCCCCTCGAGGATGCATGGGCATTGATCGCTCCAGAGTCAGAAGTTGAACGTATAGAAACACAGAGTGAGAAAGAACACCTTGGTCTTGAAGATAGCTTAGAAATACCTGATTTAGACactacaaacaaaaaacacagaGGAGGGATAGAGTTTGAAATTAGGCAAAGCTTATTCACTTCTCAAGAATTAAAACACCTGTTGCGACAACTGAATACAGAACAGAAAATGGTTTTTTATCAGATAAGACAGTGGTGCCTAGATAAAGTAAATGGCAAAAATCCAGATCCTTTTAAGATATTTATTAATGGGGGTGCGGGTACAGGGAAGAGTCACCTGATTAAGTGCTTGTGTTATGAGGCAAGCAAAATTTTGTCTCCACATGCACCAAATCCAGACGATATTGTCGTCCTTGTCACAGCACCTACAGCAACTGCTGCTTTCAATATCGGTGGAACAACTCTTCATCAAGCCTTTGCACTTTCTAAATCACTACCATTTCCGTACATTTACATGCGTGATGAGGAAATAAATAAGCTTCGCGGTAAACTTCAGAACcttcatattttaattatagatGAAATATCCATGGTTGGTCAACGTGTCCTTCTCTATGTCAGTGAGCGACTACGCCAAATCAAGCAAAGTGGAAATGCTCTTTTTGGAAACATATGTGTTATTGCTGTCGGAGATTTTTACCAGCTTCCACCCGtgaaacaaaagtgtctatacGATTTAAGACCGGAAAACTTTTTCCCACTATGGAGTTCCAATTTTTCATTGGTTGAGTTGAATCAAATAATGCGACAAAAGGAGGGTTCCGAGTTTGCTCACTTATTAAACAGATTACGCGTGAAAAAGAAAACTGAGCATTTGCTACCTGGTgattattgtttattaaaagcCTGTTTGACACATTCTGTTCCCGAAGAAAGTCTTCACATCTTTGCCACTAACAAAGAAATAGATTTTCATAACAGTAAGATGATAGCCAAAGTTTGCCAAGAAACAGAAATAGTACTGGCACAAGATTATGATCGAAATCCAACGACAGGCGAACTTATTCTCAAGACGTCACCATATGATACTTCACATGATTTCTTACCTCCACAGTTAATAATTGGACCGAAAGCTAGAGTTATGCTAATACGGAATATTGACATCACAATAGGCTTGGTCAATGGTGTAATTGGAACGGTGATTAGCATTTTACCTGGCCGCAAGGAGTCTTCTTTGCCATGTGCAGTAAAAGTACTTTTTGACAACAAAAGCATCGGGAGAAAACCTGTCTCATCATCACAGCCAAGAGAACATATACCAATTGACATAACGCCAATTGAGGAAAACTTGAAGAAAAATGCTGTCAGACATCAATTTCCGTTGCAGTTAGCATGGGCCTGTACTACTCACAAAGTACAGGGACTCACCACCGATAAAGCTGTTGTCTCAATGAAGAACATATTTGCTGCTGGTATGGCTTATGTTGCGCTCAGTCGTGTAAGATCATTGGACGGTTTGGTAATTCAAGATCTTAATGCAGACAAAATTTACTGCACTGAACAGATTTCAACTGCACTGCAAAGGATGCCAAAGTTTTTAGTCCAAAGACAAGATGAGTTGAACCTAAAGCAAAATCAATTACGTATATTGCTTCATAATATTCAAGGATTGGTCCCACATATTGAAGACCTGCAGTCAAATTGTGATATTCAAAATGTGAAATTTATCTGTTTAACAGAGACCTGGATGGAAAAAAAATCTGCTTTGCCGATTTTGgaacattttcatttgataCATAAACCAAGATCGGAATCATATACATCAACAAAAGGTATCTTTAATGACCTCAGTAACAAAAAACATGGTGGTGTTGGTATGTATGTCAGAAATCAGCAGCAGTATACTCAACTATCATTACAATCTTGTAATATTGAATGTATTGGTGTGAATATTGATATCATCAAAACCAACATAGTTGTAATCTATAGACCAGCATCATACACTACATCTATATTTTTGGAACAGTTACAACATGTTCTTGATTCTTTACCACCTGAAGACGGATCAACAATAGTAATGGGTGATTTTAATGAGGACattctaaaatcaaaatcaccaatacagttgtttatggaacaaaatgagttcaaacaaatattaaacaaagcaACAACTGATGGAGATACTCTCATTGATCATGTATATGTTCGTGGAAAACTGTCAATTTCATATGACATGCTACAAACCTATTATAGTTATCACAACATGGTGCAGTTGAACATTCCTGTCAATTGAGATAACTAAATCGTGGTTGAAAATGTTTATCGtctttttgaaaacattttccATTGTTTTAACGGCTGCATGGTCAAGTGAATCATTTGATTCCACTTAAACAtacttgaaacaaatgttataaattgtccATAGCGTTAACTGTTGATCGAACATGTGAATGATTTGAGTTCACTAAATAGTGCTTAAAATGTAAATAGTATTTTTTCAAACCATTGCCCATTGTTTAAACTGTTgcttgaaaatgatatttgttttcagtTCACTCAATcgtgttttaaatgtaaatagattttttgttttgaaaccaTTGCCCATTGCATTAACTGCTGGTTGAAAATGTGACTGATTTGAGTTCACTAAATCGTGTTTCAAATGTAAATAGTCTTTTTGAAACCATTGCCATTGTTTATACGCCTGCTTGAAAATGTGAATGATTTGAGTTCACTCGACCgtgttttatatgtaaatagaCATTTTGAAACCATTGCCCATTGTTTAACCTCCtgctttaaaatgttttttttcagttcactcaaacatgttttaaatgtaaatagtCTTTGTTGGAAACATTCCCCATTGCTTCAACTGCTggttaaaattgtaaattatttgtatCCAATAAATTGTGTTTGAAATGTACATAGTCTTTTTGAAACCATTGCCCATGGTTTAACTGCTGATTGAAAATGTGAATCCTTTAAGTTCACTAAATTACgttttgaaatgtaaatagtCTTTTTTAAACCATTCACCATTGTTTTAACACCTACTTGAAAATGTGAATGATTTCAGTTCATTAAAttgtattgaaatgtaagtAGTGATTTTGAAACCGTTGCCCATTTTTTAAACACCTggttgataatttgttttttgtcaactCTTTCAATCGTCTTTTTGAAACCATTGTCCATTGTGTAAACTGCCAGTTGAAAATGTGAATGATTTAAGTTCACTAAATCGAGCTTGAAATGTAAATAGTCCATTTGAAAACAGTGCCCATTGTTTAACTTCTACTTCAAAATGTGAAGGATTGAAGTTCATTACATCGTGTTCGATATGAGAATATTCTTTTTGAAACCATTGCACATTGTTTCAACATCTGCTTGCAAATGTGAATGATTTCAGTTACCTACTAGTATTGGAAATATAAATAGTCTTTTTGAAACCATTGTCCATACTTTTAACTGCTGCTTGAAAATGTAAATGATTTGCGTTCCCTACTAGTGTTTGAAATGTAAATAGTCTTTTTGAAACCATTGTCCATACTTTTAACTGCTGCTTGAAAATGTGAATGATTTGCGTTCCCTACTAGTGTTTGAAATGTAAATAGTCTTTTTGAAACCATTGTCCATAGTTTTAACTGCTGCTTGGAAATGTTAATGATTTGAATACCCTACTAgtatttgaaatgtaaatagTCTTTTTGAAACCATTGTCCATAGTTTTAATTGCTGCTTGAAAATGTTAATGACTTGAGTTCCCTACTAGTGTTTGAAATGTAAATAGTCTTTTTGAAACTACTGCCCATTGTTTTAACACTAACTTGAAAATGTGAATAATTTGAGTTCACAAAATTGTGTTGAAATGTAAATAGTCATTTTGAAACCATTGTCCAGAGTTTTAACTAAACCTTGAACATGTAAATGATTTCAGTTCCCTACAAGTGTTTGAAATGTGAATAGTCTTTTTCAAAccaatgcatattttttttaaatttcataaaactgtGATTGATTTGAGTTCACAAAATagtgttttaaatgtaaatagtCGTTTTGGGATCCAGTGCCCATTGTTTAACTGTTGCTTGAAAATGTGAATGATTATATTTCACTTCTTcgtttttgaaatgtaaatagttttgtttaaccATTGTCCATTTTTACGGCAGCttcaaaatatgaaagtttCCAGTACCAGTATCgtaatttcaaatgtataaattcGTTGTGTAACCattcaaaatgtacatgtaatgaaTTCACttataatgtttaaaatgtaaaatagtcTTTTTGAATCTATGACTCTTGGTTTTACCGAATGCttgaaaatgtaaatgtaatGAATTCActaatagtttttaaaatgtaaatagtctttttaaaaccattgctcattgtttaacTCATACTTTAAAATGTCAATGTCTTTGAAATATGAATAGTATTTTATGAATCCATTGCCAATTGTTTTAACTGTTGcttgaaatttttatgttttttttcagttaataaAATCGTGTTTGAAATGTGAATAGTCTTTTGAACCACTGCCAATTTAACACCTGTTTGAACATGTGAATTGTTTGAGttcacaaaattgtgtttgCAAAGTCGATAGTCTTTTTAAACCATTGTCTATAGTACTAACTGCTTCTTAAAAAATGTGAATGATTTGAGTTCCCTTCTGGTTTCTGAAATGTAAATAGCCTTTTTGAAACCACTGCCCATTGTTTTAACACCTGCTTGAATATGTGAATGATTTGAGttcacaaaattgtgtttgaaaagttaaatctttttttaaaccaatGTCCGTTCGTTCAACTGTTGCTTGAAAATGTGAAAGATTATATTTCACTTTATCttatttgaaatgtaaatagTTTTGTTGAACCATTCCCCGATATTTTTAGGCTCCACTAAAATATGAAAGTTTCCTGTGCCATTATCGTCTTTCAAATGTGAATAGTCGTTTTGTAATCATTGCCCTTTGTTAAAACTACTGCttcaaaatgtaaatgtaatgaatttaaaatgtgaatatttttttaaaccattgcTCTTTGTTTAAACGACTGTTTAAAACTGTAAATGTAATGAATTCACTTATagtgtttaaaatgtaaaaagtctTTTCGAACCATTGCTAATTGTTTACTGCTACTTGAAAATGTGAATGAATTGAGTTCACAAAATAGTCTTTGAAATGTAAATAACCTTTTTGAAACCATGAACCATTGTTTTAACTGCTGCTAGAACATGTGAATAATTTGAATTCACAAAATCATGTTTCAAatgtaaatagtttttttaaaccattgtccattctttttttaactGCTGCTCAGAAATGTGATTTATTTGAGTTCACTTATACTCTTTTTGAAACCAGtgtcttttaattttactgCTACTTCAAAATGTGAATAACTTTAGTTCACTAAATCTTGATTGatgtgtattaaaatgaatactCTTTTTTGAAACCATTCTCCATTGTTTTATTCTCAGTTCTCAATATCTTTGAAATGTAAATAGTCTTTTTGTTATCATTGTCCATTGTTTTAAAGGCTGCTTTCAATGtgaataaaatgtaatattttgtctttcttatttgtctttgaaatgTAAATAGTCCTTTTGTTACAATTGCCCATTGTTTTAACTACTGCTAAATATGTGATTAACTTCAGTTCActtaatctttttttcaatttttcaaatttttcaatttccaAACATGCCTTTaatgttatgaaaatttaaatactgTTTACCCATGCAAAAATATGCATCccctgtttaaaaatttcaaaatggctgccgcttagtggcaatgggggaagggtgacatccgctattgcttgcaatggcaattctagttattattatgtcacccgatcgacaatgtcgggtgacatattgcttttcttatgtttctttgttatgtcacccgatcgacaatgtcgggtgacatattgcttttcttatgtttctttgttatggcaccctcaacggagttggggtgacgtattgttattctacgtttctttttttatggcaccctaaacggagtttgggtggcatattgttattctacgtttcttttttttcttattattattatttatcttCTTGCAACAAATTTTGTCCAGGTGATTTCTCGAAATCCAAtggaccaatgttgatggaactctacTATAGTAAGGACCCCCACGTGCAGAGTTGCAGCAAGcttggaatggttcaagatggctaccgtttccatggaaacagaacaaatgtgaaaaaatccagttttttgttttggtgaactgtttggatatgcttgaactcagaatcattatattttaatacaatgtaggtgcccactatatacaggtgttggatgattttggcactcattggaactactatgttgccatgggaacaacaccaaaaatttcaaaattctcaaaatgctcaaaacttcaggaaacttcacagtaatgatgagcaacattggaagatgtggaatttggcgttggaatttccaaaatcgctgttgttaccatggaaacaatgcaaaaaggtcaaaactttgaattttcacagaacattctagaacatcaatgtttaattaattctagagacattaaattttatatgattgtggagggaaataattgcagcgggggtttgactttggaatattcaaaatggccgccgtttccatggaaacagcaaaaatacgaaaaacttcaaaatgcttcaaatttattgaaacttataacaaatgttgctcagctaatgtagacttgacttttgagtttggaatttaccaaatggccgccgttaccatggctaccgctcacctggcaatagggaaagggtgccatccgctattgcttgcaatcgcaaatctagtttcttattatttttcttgcaaCAAATTTTGTCCGCGCGAGTTCTTGGAATCCAATGGACCAATATTGATGGAACTCTACTATAATGAAGACCCCCATGTGAAGTTGTGCACCTTGCtatggaatggtaaaaaatggccaccgtttccatggaaactgaacaaatgtgaaaaaatccagttttttgttttggtgaactatttggatactatttaactcagaatcattatattttcatacaatgtaggtgcccactatatacaggtgttggatggtttttgcactcattggaactactatgttgccatggaaactacttcaaaaaaatcgaaaatctcaaaatgttccaaaattaatgaaacttcacagtaacgatgagcaacattggaagatgtggaatttggcgttggaatttccaaaatcgctgttgttaccatggaaacaatgcaaaaatgtcaaaactttgaattttcacagaacattctagaacatcaatgtttaatttattctagagacattaaatggtatatgattatggagggaataaattgcagcgggggtttgactttggaatattcaaaatggccgccgttaccatggaaacagcaaaaatacaaaaaaaatcaaaatgcttcaaatttattgaaacttataacaaatgttgctcagctaatgtagacttgacttttgagtttggaatttccaaaatggccgccgttaccatggctaccgctcacctggcaataggggaagggtgccatccgctattgcttgcaatcgcaaatctagttatgtCACCCTGACGgaggtcgggtgacatattgttattatggcaccctcaacggagttggggtgacgtattgttattctacgtttctttttgtttttatttttcttccacacatttttgtCCAGTCTGGAACTCTCATATGAATGGCCACAAGaagatggaactataccatattGTTAACCACCAAATGAAGATTTGCTTTTTGGGGGTGGCActttcaagatggctgccgttaccatggaaacggaacaaatgtgaaaaaatccagttttttgttttggtgaactttttggatactatttaactcagaatcattatattttaatacaatgtaggtgcccactatatacaggtgttggatgattttggcactcattggaactactatgttgccatggaaactactccaaaaaattcaaaaatctcaaaatgttccaaacttaatgaaacttcacagtaacgatgagcaacattggaagatgtggaatttggcgttggaatttccaaaatcgctgttgttaccatggaaacaatgcaaaaaggtcaaaactttgaattttcacagaacattctagaacatcaatgtttaatttattctagagacattaaatggtatatgattgtggagggaaaaaattgaagcgggggtttgactttggaatattcaaaatggccgccgttaccatggaaacagcatcaatacaaaaaacttcaaaatgcttcaaatttattgaaacttataacaaatgttgctcagctaatgtagacttgacttttcagtttggaatttccaaaatggccgccgttaccatggctaccgctcacctggcaataggggaagggtgccatccgctattgcttgcaatggcaaatctagtttttcttatttttcttgcaaCAAATTTTGTCCGCGCGATTTCTCGAAATCCAATGGACCAAAGTTGATGGACCTTTACTATAGTAAGGACCCCCATGTGCAgtgttgcaggaagcatggaatggttcaagatggctaccgttaccatggaaacagaacaaatgtgaaaaattccagttttaggttttggtgaactgtttgaatatgctttaactcagaatcattatattttaatgtaatgtaggtgcccactatatacaggtgttggatgattttggcactcattggaactactatgttgccatggaaactactccaaaaattttcaaaaatctcaaaatgttccaaacttaacGAAACTTctcagtaacgatgagcaacattggaagatgtggaatttggcgttggaatttccaaaatcgctcttgttaccatggaaacaatgcaaaaaggtcaaaactttgaattttcacagaacattctagaacatcaatgtttaatttattctagagacattaaatggtatatgattgtatatgattatggagggaaaaaattgcagcaggggtttgactttggaatattcaaaatggccgctgttaccatggaaacagcaaaaatacaaaaaacttcaaaatgcttcaaatttattgaaacttataacaaatattgCTCAGCTAaagtagacttgacttttgagtttggaatttccaaaatggccgccgttaccatggctaccgctcacctggcaataggggaagggtgccatccgctattgcttgcaatcgcaaatctagttgtacgattctttttcttttctttattattccacacttttttgtccagaCTATTTCTCGGAATTGTATGGACCAATGATGATAGAACTCTAACATAATGTTAACCCCCATGTGTAGATGTGCAATCGGGGGGTGGCActtccaagatggctgccgttgtcatggaaacagaAAGAATGTGAAAAATCGGAAAATCTTCCAAAATGAATGAAACTTTGGGGAAATGTTACTTGGCATGTGAAGACATGCCATCCgtctttggaattttcaaaatggccccCGTTGCCATAGAAACagttcaaatatgaaaaatttcaaaatgctttaaTCTTTCTGAAAATTTGCAGATTGAAGTATTGTGAAGTATATATGTCAattcaatattattaaatttcgAAATGGCTGCCACTTAGTGGCAATTGGCGGaccagggtgacatccgctattgcttgcaatggcaattctagtttttattattattattattccacactttttgtccagacTATTTCTCGGAATTGGATGAACGAATTATATTGAAACTATATAATATTGTTGACCTCCATGTGCAGATGTGCAATCGGGGGTTGGCAtttccaagatggccaccgttgccatggaaacagtaaaattgtgtaaaaatgaGATTTTAGGTTTTAGTGATCAATTTAAGAATGCCTGAACTTTGGATCCTCAACTTTTAACACATTGTAGCTGTTCTCTATATACAtgttttggatgattttgggAATCCTCAGATCTataatgttgccatggaaactgatcaaaaatatcaaaattttgaaaattctttaaataatatttataattatgcaGACCGGTTGCCTGGCAAATCTTGATGTGGATTTTcattttggaatttccaaaatggcagccgttaccatggaaacaaggcaaaaatttcaaaatactcaAAACTTCATAAAACTTTACTAAAATGTTAAACAGTAAACATGAATGTACCTTTTGtctttgaattttcaaaatggctgtcgttgccatggaaacagcacaattgtttgaaattgaaaaacgtacataaagctatgaaaattgACAGATAAATCTGTTTTAATGGATGTATATGCATTCACTGATGGAAAATTTCGAAATGGCTGCCGTTTAGTGGCAATTGGGGAaccagggtgacatccgctattgcttgcaatggcaattctagttattatgtcacccgatcgacaatgtcgggtgacatattgcttttcctctgtttctttttccctattattattattatttttcttccacctAATTTTGTCCTCCCGATTTCTCGGAGCTAAAGGAACCAATCTGAATGATGGTGCACTATAACAAGGAACCCTGATTTTCCTTTTGACTTTAAGACTTTGGAActaaaaaatggctgccgttaccatggaaacagaacaattgtgaaaaattccagtttttgtttttggtgaatTATTTTGAGATGCTTAAACTCAGAAtccttatattttaatacagtGGAGGTGCCAGCCATATACTGGTTTTAgatgattttggcaatcattggaactactatgttgccatggaaactaaaccaaaaatttctaaaatatgaaaatgctccaattattttgaaactttaGCATAATAATGAGCAAGTTTGATAGATaaggaatttggcgttggaatttccaaaatgtctgccgttaccatggaaacaatgcaaaaaagGTGAAAATGCTCCAAAAACGTCTTGGTTTGGTGAATAACTTTGATATGCTTGaacttaaaatcataaaatttgtatacaagGTAGTtgtccactatatacaggttttgaaggattttgacaatcattggaactactatgttaccatggatacaggatcaaatatttcaaaaatttcaaaatgcttcaaaattgatGACACTTAATATGATTGTTGACTGGCAAGTCTGGATGAgacttttgaagttggaatttccaaaatggccaccgttgccatggaaactgcaaaaatatcaaatattttcaaaatgctccaaacttaaaGAAACTTAATATGATTGTAAACTGGCATGTACAGATGAAacttttgactttggaattttcaaaatggctgccgttgccatggaaacagcaaaaatatgaaattttcttaaatgctctgaatgtactgaaaatttacaaaaagatgtATTGCCATGCATATATGTGCATTCactgtttaacaattttgaaatggc
Encoded here:
- the LOC134690164 gene encoding uncharacterized protein LOC134690164, which translates into the protein MYTKTPSYRQSKKRYSAEKYHLNIPYKQGKKNKSKEKYRLNKLFQKEVKNRSITKYHLNIPFQEVVKQKSKTKYRLNIKFREAVKKASVHKYAFDSGFQEKLKRLNLLRYRQNVLVKEKYKERLRRQYKHDLLIRQKKILMIKQRRLNKNYNMNNIATFFRQQVRDGPTYVCSVCHKFKFKKQVVVCDKQKYSKKGTKSIAMANHCITEQFLSSCSDQCKKTCETLHHKQWICFTCHFHVLKGQLPADAYVNGLQLPHIPHQLNSLNKLEKQLISIRIPFMKIIQLPKGNQRGFVGPCVSVPTDVEKTTNVLPRCETETELIRCKLKRKLEYKGYDQYEYVSRKKICNGLKYLQEINPYYHDKLLNKKWIDQTPSDFEDLVVEETEHTDFVPQEEDKIDNRNDEEQSVKDRGLPSDTCLQPVDMGQEILDQHFDHIFCVAPGEGNTPVRMLQEEGNEAMSFPVQFPEGSFGSFDAKRSMHLTRSKYFHARLFSADSRFSSDTSYIFYAQYLSELEQVISKVSIALRKSSGKDQTGNTITASMLTDKNQLKRILTTDQGYKFMTPIRGTPPYWQATLRDLMASIRQLGIPTWFATFSAADLRWKETLQVLLEQQKSTQSLEDLDWTGKSKVLQNNPVMSAVMFDYRFNTFLKEIIIKRNIIGNVKDHFHRIEFQQRGSPHAHCLFWIKDAPLLDTHDDKTVCDFVDRYVTCDLPGVTVDPELHEIVTSVQQHSKNHSKSCAKKGTKCRFNFPRPPSENTFISRTPSKTGPTVQRSSKQTHSFAKDVLIKLWNTINTVNLEHVTTENLFTAAGITQEEFESASNIVTKRTNITLKRKPTDIWINQYNPSLLRCWNANMDLQYITDAYSCVMYIISYISKAEREMGVVLENARKEAAEGNCDAQDAMKQIGGAYFRQREVSAQEATYRACGLHLKESSRKVQFLPVGNNPVKMSLPLNIIQMKANQLDDSIWMHSLYDRYKARPLSSDFDIICYASFSSEYRVLSPSQIPKKPSEYVFKLQSDLGYIRKHSRTEAAVIAYPRFSKNKNPELYFKSSLQLFLPHRMDGQLKPLKFKTYEEMYFNAAVALDLSKEPQKVKEIVESNRQVFEHNVDELDDAQELLEKQGPLEDAWALIAPESEVERIETQSEKEHLGLEDSLEIPDLDTTNKKHRGGIEFEIRQSLFTSQELKHLLRQLNTEQKMVFYQIRQWCLDKVNGKNPDPFKIFINGGAGTGKSHLIKCLCYEASKILSPHAPNPDDIVVLVTAPTATAAFNIGGTTLHQAFALSKSLPFPYIYMRDEEINKLRGKLQNLHILIIDEISMVGQRVLLYVSERLRQIKQSGNALFGNICVIAVGDFYQLPPVKQKCLYDLRPENFFPLWSSNFSLVELNQIMRQKEGSEFAHLLNRLRVKKKTEHLLPGDYCLLKACLTHSVPEESLHIFATNKEIDFHNSKMIAKVCQETEIVLAQDYDRNPTTGELILKTSPYDTSHDFLPPQLIIGPKARVMLIRNIDITIGLVNGVIGTVISILPGRKESSLPCAVKVLFDNKSIGRKPVSSSQPREHIPIDITPIEENLKKNAVRHQFPLQLAWACTTHKVQGLTTDKAVVSMKNIFAAGMAYVALSRVRSLDGLVIQDLNADKIYCTEQISTALQRMPKFLVQRQDELNLKQNQLRILLHNIQGLVPHIEDLQSNCDIQNVKFICLTETWMEKKSALPILEHFHLIHKPRSESYTSTKGIFNDLSNKKHGGVGMYVRNQQQYTQLSLQSCNIECIGVNIDIIKTNIVVIYRPASYTTSIFLEQLQHVLDSLPPEDGSTIGKTPYDLAAAEKKGQYKKVMEYLQTAVLRTKDSMLNKLLGSGSYQSFDMRCMVTGQFAVGKSSLVKLLVGDNVPEGRHATDGISLVEGRCGLDIETRNWIMIDPDKNTHLHTYGFNTTFINDIHRVLFCR